Proteins encoded by one window of Apus apus isolate bApuApu2 chromosome 17, bApuApu2.pri.cur, whole genome shotgun sequence:
- the RPL38 gene encoding 60S ribosomal protein L38 isoform X2, whose amino-acid sequence MRNFALVPVGERRAGAAAMPRKIEEIKDFLLTARRKDAKSVKIKKNKDNVKFKVRCSRYLYTLVITDKEKAEKLKQSLPPGLAVKELK is encoded by the exons ATGCGGAACTTCGCTTTAGTTCCG GTTGGAGAGCGCCGAGCAGGGGCCGCAGCCATG CCTCGCAAAATTGAGGAGATCAAAGACTTTCTGCTGACAGCCAGGAGGAAGGACGCCAAGT CTGTCAAGATCAAGAAGAACAAAGACAACGTGAAGTTCAAGGTTCGCTGCAGCCGGTACCTGTACACCCTGGTGATCACAgacaaggaaaaggcagaaaagctgaAGCAATCCCTGCCTCCAG GTTTGGCCGTGAAGGAGCTGAAATGA
- the RPL38 gene encoding 60S ribosomal protein L38 isoform X1 has protein sequence MRNFALVPVCALREPLWVGERRAGAAAMPRKIEEIKDFLLTARRKDAKSVKIKKNKDNVKFKVRCSRYLYTLVITDKEKAEKLKQSLPPGLAVKELK, from the exons ATGCGGAACTTCGCTTTAGTTCCGGTCTGTGCGTTGAGGGAGCCGCTGTGG GTTGGAGAGCGCCGAGCAGGGGCCGCAGCCATG CCTCGCAAAATTGAGGAGATCAAAGACTTTCTGCTGACAGCCAGGAGGAAGGACGCCAAGT CTGTCAAGATCAAGAAGAACAAAGACAACGTGAAGTTCAAGGTTCGCTGCAGCCGGTACCTGTACACCCTGGTGATCACAgacaaggaaaaggcagaaaagctgaAGCAATCCCTGCCTCCAG GTTTGGCCGTGAAGGAGCTGAAATGA
- the RPL38 gene encoding 60S ribosomal protein L38 isoform X3 yields the protein MPRKIEEIKDFLLTARRKDAKSVKIKKNKDNVKFKVRCSRYLYTLVITDKEKAEKLKQSLPPGLAVKELK from the exons ATG CCTCGCAAAATTGAGGAGATCAAAGACTTTCTGCTGACAGCCAGGAGGAAGGACGCCAAGT CTGTCAAGATCAAGAAGAACAAAGACAACGTGAAGTTCAAGGTTCGCTGCAGCCGGTACCTGTACACCCTGGTGATCACAgacaaggaaaaggcagaaaagctgaAGCAATCCCTGCCTCCAG GTTTGGCCGTGAAGGAGCTGAAATGA